The following coding sequences lie in one Alloacidobacterium dinghuense genomic window:
- the murJ gene encoding murein biosynthesis integral membrane protein MurJ, which yields MSETITHKKISARASAVAVAAGILLSRIVGLVRDRAFAHFFGTSDAADAFRQAFKIPNFLQNLFGEGVLSASFIPVYARLRAENRHEEASELGEAIFSLLFLVTSVLVAAGIFATPWLIYVIAPGFHGAKRDLTILLVQILFPGAGLLVFSAWCLGILNSHRKFFLSYAAPVIWNVAIIATFLWKGGHQAEEKLAVTIAISSVVGSGLQFAIQLPTVLRLLWPMRLHLRLRSEQVRTVVHNFFPVFISRGVVQISAYIDSILVSFLPTGGAAALGYAQTLNSLPVSLFGMAISAAELPAMSSELGTQEEIGAALRQRLAAGLQNIAFFVIPSEVAFIILGDVVVATIYRSGHFGTDAVTFVWTVLAGSGVGLLASTSGRLYSSAFYALRDTRTPLNFALIRVALTLVLGYFFALPLPRMLGIDARWGVSGLTLSAGLAGWVEFTLLRRALHARIGAVAFLASRIARLWLAAVVAAVIGYGLKLVFPIKKPLVLGPSVLIVYGACYLGLAMLMGIALPGSLRRFLRR from the coding sequence TTGAGCGAGACAATTACACACAAGAAAATCTCAGCCCGGGCTTCGGCTGTGGCTGTTGCTGCGGGCATCCTGTTAAGTCGGATTGTCGGGCTGGTTCGCGATCGAGCCTTTGCCCATTTCTTCGGCACATCTGATGCGGCGGATGCATTTCGTCAGGCGTTCAAGATCCCTAATTTCCTGCAAAATCTTTTCGGCGAGGGAGTGCTTTCGGCTTCGTTTATTCCCGTGTATGCGCGCCTCAGGGCCGAGAACCGGCATGAGGAAGCGTCGGAATTGGGCGAAGCGATTTTCTCGCTGCTATTTCTCGTCACGTCGGTTCTGGTCGCGGCAGGGATATTTGCCACTCCGTGGCTCATTTATGTCATTGCGCCGGGTTTTCATGGAGCTAAGCGCGATCTGACAATTTTGCTGGTCCAGATTCTTTTTCCGGGTGCGGGGCTGCTGGTTTTCTCAGCATGGTGCCTGGGGATTCTGAATAGCCATCGCAAGTTCTTTCTCTCGTATGCGGCTCCGGTGATCTGGAACGTTGCCATCATTGCCACATTTCTGTGGAAGGGCGGGCACCAGGCGGAGGAAAAACTTGCTGTCACGATTGCGATCAGTTCGGTTGTTGGCAGCGGCTTGCAGTTTGCCATTCAGTTGCCGACCGTATTGCGCCTTCTGTGGCCGATGCGGTTGCATCTTCGCCTTCGCTCGGAACAGGTGCGCACGGTTGTACATAACTTCTTTCCGGTTTTTATCAGCCGCGGCGTTGTGCAGATCAGCGCTTATATCGATTCCATTCTGGTCAGCTTTTTACCTACCGGCGGCGCTGCTGCGCTCGGCTATGCCCAAACCTTGAATTCGCTTCCCGTGAGCCTGTTCGGCATGGCTATTTCCGCGGCGGAATTGCCGGCTATGTCGAGCGAGTTGGGCACGCAGGAAGAGATTGGCGCCGCGTTGCGGCAACGTCTGGCAGCGGGGCTGCAGAATATTGCATTCTTCGTGATTCCCTCGGAGGTTGCGTTCATCATTCTCGGCGATGTCGTCGTTGCGACAATTTATCGCTCGGGACACTTTGGCACAGATGCCGTAACGTTTGTTTGGACTGTGCTGGCTGGATCGGGAGTTGGCTTGCTCGCCTCGACTTCTGGACGGCTATATTCTTCGGCCTTCTATGCTCTGCGGGATACGCGTACGCCGCTCAATTTTGCCCTGATCCGCGTGGCGCTGACGCTCGTCCTTGGATATTTTTTCGCGCTCCCATTGCCTCGCATGTTGGGGATCGATGCTCGTTGGGGCGTGTCCGGACTTACGCTTTCTGCAGGCCTTGCGGGATGGGTGGAATTCACGCTGCTGCGGCGCGCTCTGCACGCGCGGATTGGGGCGGTGGCTTTCCTGGCCTCCAGAATTGCGAGATTGTGGCTTGCGGCAGTTGTTGCCGCCGTGATTGGATACGGCCTTAAGCTGGTCTTCCCTATCAAGAAGCCACTGGTGCTTGGGCCCAGCGTCCTGATCGTGTATGGAGCTTGCTATCTCGGGCTGGCAATGTTGATGGGGATTGCTCTTCCGGGATCATTGCGCCGGTTCTTACGTCGCTAG
- a CDS encoding GNAT family N-acetyltransferase, which yields MAILYRKAEESDFPGMVRLRALKRGNKDYWSYRITRYFDGEYNPQQALRPRVGFVAVEGEVVIGFITGHLTSRYSCDGEVQWIHVDPDRRRSGIASELLRMLAQWFVEQMALKVCVDVDPSNTAGLAFYTRHGAVQLIPHWMYWSDVHTVTHEQSGAAKTAW from the coding sequence ATGGCCATCCTCTATCGAAAGGCCGAGGAGTCCGATTTCCCAGGAATGGTCCGCCTTCGCGCTCTGAAGCGAGGCAACAAGGACTATTGGTCATACCGGATCACCCGGTACTTCGACGGCGAATATAACCCACAGCAGGCTCTGCGTCCCCGCGTGGGCTTTGTAGCGGTCGAAGGAGAAGTTGTCATAGGCTTCATCACCGGGCACTTGACCAGCCGCTATTCCTGTGATGGCGAAGTGCAGTGGATTCATGTTGATCCCGACCGCCGCCGCAGCGGCATCGCATCCGAACTGCTGCGCATGCTTGCCCAATGGTTTGTCGAGCAAATGGCGCTCAAGGTTTGCGTCGATGTCGATCCTTCCAACACTGCTGGTCTGGCTTTCTACACGCGCCACGGCGCCGTTCAGCTGATTCCGCACTGGATGTATTGGAGCGACGTCCACACTGTCACCCACGAGCAGTCGGGTGCGGCGAAGACCGCATGGTAA
- a CDS encoding putative sugar O-methyltransferase, giving the protein MRPKFKHLRHPLQAAAIARRVASVYLEMRRFGARGRRQFRGDARYDLENVSRGFASRPDDLSGDGDLLERICTAYNKAVQQEEFAPGAYRATEWWQEVRRERLGAVIHALRTYDIDALARMYGNFFRDACGAGLIGVPYGMTEAYFGGPIRDIHRHYYMSDALYRIDYWTMQTGGRFSLRDLAGPEIGNPFGVWIDGTLVRTGSVYQHYAAQKVRSCLSPEAGVVAEIGGGFGDMAYYLLRDREGVRYLDFDVPESVALTSYYLMKTFPHLQFLLYGEREFTREEIDRSDVVLMPLFEFENMPSASVDVAFSSHAMSDISSDFMGDYLNPVARMTRSYFLYMGTRGAVETISNVITQRRYGFRLAETNPAGWHTHKCSDVREVECLYRMGGPAKPTRKYAGSEALHQQI; this is encoded by the coding sequence ATGAGGCCGAAGTTCAAACATCTGCGCCATCCGCTTCAGGCGGCTGCGATTGCCCGTAGAGTGGCGTCTGTATACCTCGAAATGCGGAGATTCGGGGCCCGCGGCAGGCGGCAATTCAGAGGTGATGCTCGTTACGATCTGGAGAATGTCTCCAGGGGATTCGCTTCGCGACCCGATGATTTGAGTGGAGATGGGGATCTGCTGGAGAGGATCTGCACAGCCTACAACAAGGCCGTTCAGCAGGAGGAGTTCGCGCCGGGTGCATACCGTGCAACCGAATGGTGGCAGGAGGTGCGCCGCGAAAGGCTGGGAGCCGTGATCCACGCTTTGCGCACTTACGACATCGACGCACTCGCCAGAATGTACGGAAATTTCTTCCGCGATGCGTGTGGCGCGGGATTGATTGGCGTGCCTTACGGGATGACTGAGGCGTATTTCGGTGGGCCGATCAGGGATATTCATCGCCACTATTACATGAGCGACGCGCTCTATCGAATCGACTACTGGACGATGCAGACGGGCGGTCGTTTTTCCCTGAGAGATCTGGCTGGTCCTGAAATCGGAAATCCGTTCGGCGTCTGGATTGACGGAACGCTGGTGAGAACGGGGTCTGTTTACCAGCATTACGCGGCACAAAAGGTCCGCAGCTGTCTGAGTCCGGAAGCAGGCGTTGTTGCTGAGATCGGCGGCGGCTTCGGAGACATGGCTTACTACCTTCTGCGCGATCGGGAGGGAGTGCGCTATCTCGACTTCGACGTGCCTGAGAGCGTCGCGCTGACCTCTTATTACCTGATGAAGACTTTTCCTCATTTGCAATTCCTGCTGTACGGCGAGAGGGAGTTTACGAGAGAGGAAATCGATCGCAGCGATGTTGTTTTGATGCCGCTGTTCGAATTCGAAAACATGCCGAGCGCGAGTGTCGATGTGGCTTTCAGCTCTCACGCTATGTCGGATATATCTTCTGATTTCATGGGCGATTATTTGAACCCTGTTGCCCGGATGACACGGAGCTATTTTCTTTACATGGGAACGCGCGGGGCTGTAGAGACGATTTCCAACGTGATCACGCAAAGACGGTACGGGTTTCGCCTGGCGGAGACAAACCCAGCCGGTTGGCACACGCACAAATGCTCGGATGTGCGCGAGGTGGAGTGCCTTTATCGGATGGGTGGCCCTGCAAAGCCTACCCGGAAATATGCGGGCTCAGAGGCGCTGCATCAGCAGATTTAG
- a CDS encoding tetratricopeptide repeat protein — MSWRRPHVSPILLTALLFSLSFFLRTADAASVETDPLNRDPKVREAFDRFYIMDYTGCIARFEKIRSEHPNEPIATDYLLYSTVFSELFRLDLLDTTFYANDGFLTGKHTVTEDPQMRDHIKDLTDQAVDKATQQLKENQNDVNALFARGWAKSLQAVYLAMVERSFGAALKLASQAHSDHAKVLQLSPDYVDAKLVTGDYEYVVGALSLPFKILVGFAGIHGSKATGMEMLRDAGSRGVITSVEARICMMLFLRREAKYQEAEQIAEGLVREYPRDFLFRLEVANLQKDAGQGLKAISSYREVIELSRRPDYFPSSHLELVYFGLGDTLRGQKLYAEAVEAFDSAAYEPTTSPELKRRALLYAGQVYDLMHDHDKARQQYQAVIDAGSDSAQADQARKFMRTAYSGR, encoded by the coding sequence ATGAGTTGGAGACGACCGCACGTATCCCCCATCCTGCTGACAGCGCTTCTCTTTTCGCTTTCTTTCTTCCTGCGAACCGCCGACGCAGCTTCGGTGGAGACAGATCCTCTGAACCGCGACCCAAAAGTGCGGGAGGCATTTGATCGTTTCTACATTATGGACTACACCGGCTGCATCGCGCGCTTCGAGAAAATCCGCAGCGAGCACCCGAACGAGCCTATTGCCACTGACTATCTGCTCTACAGCACCGTATTCAGCGAGCTCTTCCGCCTCGATCTGCTCGACACCACCTTCTACGCCAACGATGGATTCCTGACTGGAAAACATACCGTCACTGAAGATCCACAGATGCGCGATCACATCAAAGACCTGACGGATCAGGCAGTCGACAAGGCAACGCAGCAGTTGAAAGAGAACCAGAATGATGTAAATGCGCTCTTCGCCCGCGGCTGGGCCAAGAGCCTTCAGGCTGTCTATCTTGCTATGGTGGAACGCAGCTTCGGTGCCGCCCTGAAGCTCGCGTCGCAGGCACATAGCGATCACGCCAAGGTTCTACAACTGAGCCCGGACTACGTAGACGCCAAGCTGGTCACAGGTGATTATGAGTACGTGGTTGGCGCTCTGTCGCTGCCTTTCAAGATACTCGTTGGCTTTGCCGGAATCCACGGATCAAAGGCCACCGGCATGGAGATGCTGCGTGACGCCGGTTCGCGCGGTGTCATCACCTCCGTTGAGGCGCGCATTTGCATGATGCTCTTTCTGCGCCGCGAAGCAAAGTACCAGGAAGCCGAACAGATTGCTGAAGGATTGGTGAGGGAATACCCTCGAGACTTTCTGTTTCGTCTAGAGGTGGCCAACTTACAGAAAGACGCGGGGCAGGGTTTGAAGGCGATCTCAAGCTATCGCGAGGTGATCGAGCTATCGAGAAGGCCCGACTACTTCCCATCGTCTCATCTTGAGCTGGTTTACTTCGGCCTCGGCGATACCCTGCGCGGCCAGAAACTCTACGCCGAAGCCGTCGAGGCATTTGACAGCGCAGCATACGAGCCGACAACGAGTCCGGAACTGAAACGTCGCGCGCTGTTGTACGCCGGACAGGTCTACGATCTAATGCACGACCACGACAAGGCCCGCCAGCAATATCAAGCAGTGATCGACGCGGGCAGCGATTCCGCACAGGCCGACCAGGCGCGCAAGTTCATGCGGACGGCATACTCAGGGCGCTAG
- a CDS encoding VOC family protein, translating to MAIDVRGMTPLIQVYDMPTSLAFYCDVLGFEVHNSSAPVPNCGWAWLKLDGVDLMLNTAYDDDDRPPAPDPRRIGAHDLCLYFGCPDVDAAYEYLLSRGVKARPPKVAPYGMKQLYLNDPDGFGICFQWPAA from the coding sequence ATGGCTATCGACGTCCGAGGCATGACGCCGCTCATTCAAGTCTACGACATGCCCACATCGTTGGCGTTTTATTGCGACGTGCTTGGCTTTGAGGTTCACAATTCATCCGCACCTGTCCCGAACTGCGGCTGGGCATGGCTCAAGCTCGACGGTGTCGACCTGATGCTGAACACCGCATACGACGATGACGACCGTCCTCCTGCTCCCGACCCGAGACGCATCGGCGCACACGATCTGTGCCTCTACTTCGGCTGTCCCGACGTAGACGCCGCCTACGAGTACCTGCTTTCTCGAGGCGTCAAGGCGCGCCCTCCAAAGGTGGCACCCTACGGCATGAAACAACTCTATCTGAATGACCCTGACGGCTTCGGCATCTGCTTCCAGTGGCCAGCAGCATAG
- a CDS encoding YidH family protein — protein sequence MNDQVKTTPTPDLREILAAERTFLAWIRTGLALMGFGFVVARFGIFLREVQVARLVPSPPAYGESIWFGTALISLGVIVNLLAAWKHIQLAQRLDRGEMVPSRPSKLAVFIALFLALVGIAMGIYLVSSRGFDSGQSVGGRSVSALQARQELIDAT from the coding sequence ATGAACGATCAAGTAAAAACAACGCCGACGCCCGATCTGCGGGAGATTTTGGCTGCCGAGCGGACGTTTCTGGCATGGATTCGCACCGGCCTTGCGCTGATGGGATTTGGCTTTGTTGTTGCGAGGTTCGGAATTTTCCTGCGTGAAGTGCAGGTGGCTCGGCTTGTACCATCCCCTCCGGCATACGGAGAGTCGATCTGGTTTGGAACCGCGCTCATCTCTCTGGGAGTCATCGTGAATCTGCTGGCGGCGTGGAAGCACATCCAATTGGCGCAGCGACTCGATCGAGGCGAGATGGTGCCGTCCCGGCCATCCAAGCTTGCCGTGTTTATCGCTTTGTTCCTCGCGCTGGTTGGGATTGCGATGGGGATCTATCTGGTTTCGAGTCGAGGCTTCGATAGCGGCCAATCCGTGGGAGGCCGGAGCGTGTCAGCGCTTCAGGCGCGACAAGAACTTATTGACGCGACATAG
- the thiD gene encoding bifunctional hydroxymethylpyrimidine kinase/phosphomethylpyrimidine kinase — protein sequence MNEYAQAEIHERNKVSGQPIALTIAGFDPSSGAGITADLKVFAAHDIYGMACITALTVQSTLGVRRVEPVAPETIRETLACLRDDVMPAGVKIGMQATAEAVTETARFLAESGIDRRRVVLDPVNRSSSGGELLSSEGLARLQSELLAHVGWITPNVEELAQLTADEPLSRAEIPLASARLQNLARQGGNPDLHVVVTGGHLDRPDDFLLTPDGRESWLKGERVETQSTHGTGCAFSSAILCQLMRGIEAKQAVTNAKAYVTAALRAAYPVGQGKGPMHHLYRLG from the coding sequence ATGAACGAGTATGCGCAAGCGGAAATCCATGAAAGAAATAAGGTTTCAGGGCAGCCCATTGCGCTAACCATCGCCGGGTTCGACCCCTCCAGCGGCGCCGGGATCACCGCTGACCTGAAGGTTTTCGCCGCGCACGACATCTACGGAATGGCCTGCATTACCGCGCTCACCGTGCAGTCGACGCTCGGCGTTCGCCGCGTCGAGCCAGTGGCTCCAGAGACAATCCGGGAGACCCTGGCCTGCCTCCGCGACGACGTCATGCCCGCTGGAGTAAAGATCGGAATGCAGGCAACAGCCGAGGCCGTCACAGAGACGGCTCGATTCCTCGCTGAATCAGGGATCGATCGGCGGCGAGTGGTACTCGATCCGGTCAACCGGTCCAGCTCGGGCGGGGAATTACTCAGTTCCGAAGGGCTGGCTCGTCTTCAATCCGAGCTTCTCGCCCACGTCGGCTGGATAACGCCCAACGTTGAGGAATTGGCTCAGCTGACCGCAGACGAACCGCTCTCCCGAGCCGAGATCCCGTTGGCGTCGGCTCGACTTCAGAATCTGGCCCGACAAGGCGGAAATCCCGACCTACATGTGGTTGTGACGGGAGGTCATTTAGACCGTCCGGATGATTTTCTGCTCACTCCCGACGGTAGGGAGAGTTGGCTCAAGGGTGAACGCGTGGAAACTCAGTCGACGCATGGAACCGGCTGTGCCTTCTCTTCGGCGATTCTCTGCCAACTCATGCGAGGTATCGAAGCGAAGCAAGCTGTAACAAATGCAAAGGCATACGTGACCGCCGCCCTGAGAGCCGCTTATCCTGTTGGCCAGGGCAAAGGGCCCATGCATCACTTGTACCGCTTGGGCTAG
- a CDS encoding glycosyltransferase, with protein MARIGAFCFPGTGHLNPMMALARSLEQRGHSLVLFGIADVESKVRVAGIEFRLIGEEDYPPGTLLRLDQQLGEQRGMNVFRFTVERVKKYTRMILHDAPDAVRDSGAEVLLVDEADPSGTVADFLRLPFVSIACFPPLLRSDLIPPFVFGWKYSAGAFGRLRNRVGGTLLSRFAAPVLDVLNEQRRVWGLPMLRHASDMLSPLAQITQLPAALEFPLSKVPSPLHYTGPFVDAGMRQPVSFPWERLDGRPLIYASLGTLQNRMDHVFRMIAEACKGLDAQLVISLGGGIRPEDLGPLAGDPLVVGYAPQLEVLGKAAAVITHAGLNTTLEALAEGIPLVAIPLGNDQPGVAARIAYRNVGVVVPLKRLSVNRLRRAVQTVLRDGKYRRAAQRIQAAIREIDALKMASDLIEDAFGFSRSAAASALSMPSA; from the coding sequence ATGGCACGTATAGGAGCATTCTGTTTTCCCGGCACCGGACATTTGAATCCCATGATGGCGCTCGCGCGGAGCCTTGAGCAACGAGGACATTCGCTCGTTCTTTTTGGAATCGCCGATGTCGAGTCGAAGGTACGCGTGGCAGGAATTGAGTTTCGGCTGATCGGTGAAGAGGACTATCCGCCTGGCACGCTCTTAAGGCTGGATCAGCAGCTTGGGGAACAGAGGGGCATGAATGTCTTCCGATTCACGGTGGAGCGGGTGAAGAAATACACGCGGATGATTCTGCACGACGCTCCGGATGCGGTAAGGGACTCCGGTGCTGAGGTTCTTCTAGTGGATGAGGCTGATCCCTCGGGAACTGTCGCGGACTTTCTAAGGCTGCCTTTTGTCTCCATCGCCTGCTTTCCGCCTTTGCTTCGCAGCGATCTGATTCCCCCTTTTGTTTTTGGCTGGAAGTACAGTGCGGGAGCTTTCGGCAGGCTGCGCAACCGCGTTGGCGGTACGCTGCTGTCTCGTTTCGCTGCGCCGGTCCTGGATGTGCTCAACGAGCAACGCAGGGTCTGGGGACTGCCGATGCTTCGGCATGCGAGCGATATGCTGTCGCCGCTTGCCCAGATTACGCAATTACCTGCGGCGCTTGAGTTCCCTCTTTCCAAGGTGCCTTCTCCGCTGCACTACACGGGACCGTTTGTGGACGCGGGGATGCGGCAGCCTGTTTCCTTTCCATGGGAGCGGCTTGATGGACGGCCACTGATCTATGCCTCGCTCGGAACGCTGCAGAATCGGATGGATCACGTCTTTCGCATGATTGCTGAGGCTTGCAAGGGCTTAGATGCTCAGCTGGTGATTTCTTTAGGCGGCGGGATTCGCCCTGAGGATCTTGGGCCTCTGGCGGGCGATCCTTTGGTTGTTGGCTATGCGCCACAACTGGAAGTTCTTGGAAAAGCTGCAGCCGTGATCACGCATGCGGGATTAAATACCACGCTGGAGGCTCTTGCTGAGGGAATTCCGTTGGTGGCAATTCCGCTGGGGAACGACCAGCCGGGGGTTGCCGCCCGCATTGCTTACAGGAATGTGGGAGTGGTGGTTCCACTGAAGAGGCTTTCAGTGAATCGGCTGCGGCGGGCGGTTCAGACGGTGCTCAGGGATGGGAAATATCGAAGAGCCGCGCAGAGGATACAGGCTGCTATTCGGGAGATCGATGCATTGAAGATGGCTTCGGACCTGATCGAGGATGCGTTTGGCTTCAGTCGATCTGCTGCGGCTAGCGCCCTGAGTATGCCGTCCGCATGA
- the pyrF gene encoding orotidine-5'-phosphate decarboxylase, with the protein MSPSELAPQEAPARSDAQGHPASEAADKLIVALDFSNAVQALALVDRLEGRCRWFKVGLELYLAAGNAVVSALKGRGFSVFLDLKLHDIPNTVAGAVRSVAGFGADMLTLHACGGPAMLVAAADAAAGLSHAPRLLAVTVLTSMDAAQLTATGISDPPAEQALRLAKVAHASGIHGLVCSPEEASLMRRELTDSILVTPGIRPAGSAIGDQKRIATPSAALAAGADYLVVGRPITQAEDSLLAARAILNEIATGN; encoded by the coding sequence ATGTCCCCCTCTGAACTTGCACCTCAGGAGGCCCCTGCGCGCTCAGACGCGCAGGGACATCCCGCCTCAGAAGCAGCCGACAAACTCATTGTTGCCCTTGATTTTTCGAATGCCGTCCAGGCGCTTGCGCTTGTGGATCGTCTGGAGGGACGCTGCCGCTGGTTCAAGGTTGGTCTCGAGCTGTATCTTGCAGCCGGAAATGCGGTCGTTTCAGCGCTCAAAGGGCGTGGCTTCTCGGTCTTTCTTGACCTGAAACTGCACGATATTCCGAATACCGTGGCAGGAGCCGTGCGTTCGGTCGCCGGATTTGGAGCGGATATGCTCACCCTTCATGCCTGCGGCGGACCGGCGATGCTGGTGGCGGCGGCGGATGCCGCGGCTGGGCTTTCGCATGCGCCGCGACTGCTTGCCGTTACCGTTCTTACCAGCATGGACGCAGCGCAGTTGACGGCGACTGGGATTTCAGATCCACCGGCAGAACAGGCGCTTCGGCTGGCGAAAGTTGCACATGCATCGGGAATTCACGGTCTTGTCTGCAGTCCGGAAGAGGCTTCGCTGATGCGTCGGGAGCTTACTGATTCGATCTTAGTGACTCCGGGGATTCGTCCGGCCGGATCTGCCATCGGCGACCAGAAACGCATTGCCACTCCTTCTGCCGCTCTGGCTGCGGGAGCGGACTATCTCGTGGTGGGACGGCCTATCACCCAGGCTGAAGATTCGCTTCTTGCCGCGAGAGCTATTCTCAATGAAATAGCAACGGGCAATTGA
- a CDS encoding recombinase family protein, which translates to MAYFERMRDVIHGPLRQDLLRQRAESGWQVVSIEWRRELPGSAPEGTVDTEDVPYGLRLSDDCTRLEIDQQENQALIQMMELLVQDFPFSSVASDLNEKGYRTREGKRWSPVTVFNMLPRLIDVGPRVFSTEEWDRRRERFAAKVG; encoded by the coding sequence ATGGCGTATTTTGAGCGGATGCGTGATGTGATTCATGGGCCTTTGCGTCAGGATCTGCTGCGTCAAAGGGCCGAGTCGGGCTGGCAGGTAGTTTCCATCGAATGGCGGCGCGAGTTGCCGGGAAGCGCTCCCGAGGGGACCGTCGACACCGAAGACGTGCCCTACGGCCTGCGCTTATCCGATGATTGCACGCGGCTGGAAATCGATCAGCAGGAGAACCAGGCGCTCATACAAATGATGGAGCTGCTCGTCCAGGACTTCCCATTCTCAAGCGTAGCCAGCGATCTCAACGAGAAGGGTTACCGCACTCGCGAAGGAAAGCGCTGGAGTCCGGTGACTGTCTTCAATATGCTTCCACGCCTCATCGATGTAGGCCCGCGCGTCTTCTCGACCGAGGAATGGGATCGCCGCCGCGAGCGATTCGCCGCAAAGGTCGGCTAG
- a CDS encoding PspC domain-containing protein — protein MAVFCSNCGKSLTDDARFCSACGRPIYVAAPVYVQTRLIRPREGRMIAGVCQGLANNYHWDVVWVRVVTVLATVFSSGAGLIAYIVFWLVMPEEPLALPPVTTYTQPNGS, from the coding sequence ATGGCAGTATTTTGCAGCAATTGTGGCAAGTCTCTCACTGACGACGCACGTTTCTGTTCGGCTTGCGGCCGTCCGATCTACGTGGCAGCCCCCGTATATGTGCAGACGAGACTGATTCGCCCGCGCGAAGGACGCATGATCGCCGGCGTATGCCAGGGCCTCGCAAATAATTATCACTGGGACGTGGTGTGGGTGCGCGTGGTTACCGTGCTCGCGACAGTCTTCTCGAGTGGCGCTGGATTGATCGCCTACATCGTTTTCTGGCTCGTGATGCCGGAAGAGCCGCTTGCCCTGCCTCCAGTCACGACTTACACACAGCCGAACGGCAGTTAG
- a CDS encoding septal ring lytic transglycosylase RlpA family protein — MNAIATDIKRRIPKLSTYAGLVLAAMLGLFGLQADVPASTHNSQPPTFPDKDFGKNGDAKADAGKKRPWYQIGRASWYGEELQGQQTASGEDYDMNKLTCAHRSLPLGSLIRVTNLRNHKSVVVRVNDRGPMPQSRVIDLSYAAARFLGFSNRGTAPVRLDLVNSKAELAQLNFPLAPAMTKP; from the coding sequence ATGAACGCTATCGCAACGGATATCAAGAGACGAATTCCTAAACTCTCGACTTATGCCGGACTTGTCCTCGCTGCCATGCTGGGACTCTTCGGACTGCAGGCAGATGTACCGGCCTCCACCCATAACTCGCAGCCGCCAACATTTCCTGACAAGGATTTCGGGAAAAATGGCGATGCTAAAGCCGACGCGGGCAAAAAGCGTCCGTGGTATCAGATAGGCCGCGCCTCCTGGTATGGCGAAGAACTCCAGGGACAGCAGACGGCCAGCGGCGAAGACTACGATATGAACAAGCTTACGTGCGCCCATCGCAGCCTCCCGCTTGGCTCGCTGATCCGGGTGACGAATCTGCGTAATCACAAATCTGTTGTTGTGCGCGTGAACGATCGCGGTCCCATGCCGCAAAGCCGCGTAATCGACCTTTCCTATGCTGCTGCACGCTTCCTTGGTTTCAGTAACAGAGGGACGGCGCCTGTGCGCCTGGACCTGGTGAATTCGAAGGCGGAACTGGCACAGTTGAACTTTCCGCTGGCTCCCGCGATGACGAAGCCGTAA